A genomic segment from Salvia splendens isolate huo1 chromosome 13, SspV2, whole genome shotgun sequence encodes:
- the LOC121762267 gene encoding probable cinnamyl alcohol dehydrogenase translates to MNRSGIVRGGILGLGGVGHLGVMIAKAMGHHVTMISSSDKKREEAMEHLHADAYLVSSDEAAMAEAVDSLDYILDTVPALHPLDIYISLLKAQGRMLLVVAPPRPLDFIASHLILGKKDGGEFDGEHEGYGRVA, encoded by the exons ATGAACCGTAGTGGAATTGTGAGAGGAGGAATCCTCGGGCTGGGCGGAGTGGGTCACCTCGGTGTCATGATAGCGAAGGCGATGGGGCATCACGTGACGATGATAAGCTCCTCTGATAAGAAGAGAGAGGAGGCGATGGAGCATCTTCACGCCGACGCCTATCTAGTCAGCTCTGACGAGGCTGCGATGGCAGAAGCTGTCGACAGCCTCGACTATATCCTTGACACGGTCCCTGCTCTTCATCCCCTCGACATCTACATTTCGCTTCTCAAAGCGCAAGGGAGGATGTTGTTAGTGGTGGCACCTCCTCGCCCACTTGACTTTATCGCTTCGCATCTCATTCTCG GGAAGAAGGATGGAGGGGAGTTTGATGGGGAGCATGAAGGATATGGAAGAGTTGCTTAA